One Streptomyces coeruleorubidus DNA segment encodes these proteins:
- a CDS encoding TetR/AcrR family transcriptional regulator, producing the protein MPYGDAMNARTRSAERRAEIVGAALEVIAERGYRGASLAAVAERVGLTQQGLLHYFPTKDALLVAVLEERDKWDAVPVGPWRTDLLASLVEYNAMRPGIIQTFSALLGESVTEGHPARAYFTERYGRVRESMATVLRTEYGDRLPNGLTPERAAPLLVAVMDGLQYQWLLDPESVDMAAAFRDFLGLLGEE; encoded by the coding sequence ATGCCGTACGGTGACGCCATGAACGCCAGGACGAGGAGCGCGGAACGACGCGCCGAGATCGTCGGAGCCGCCCTGGAGGTCATCGCCGAGCGCGGCTACCGGGGGGCGAGCCTGGCCGCCGTGGCGGAACGGGTCGGGCTGACCCAGCAGGGCCTGCTGCACTACTTCCCGACGAAGGACGCGCTGCTCGTGGCCGTCCTGGAGGAGCGGGACAAGTGGGACGCGGTGCCCGTCGGGCCGTGGCGGACCGATCTGCTCGCGTCACTCGTCGAGTACAACGCCATGCGGCCCGGCATCATCCAGACCTTCTCGGCGCTGCTCGGCGAGAGCGTGACGGAGGGGCATCCGGCACGGGCGTACTTCACCGAGCGGTACGGCCGGGTGCGGGAGTCGATGGCGACGGTCCTGCGCACCGAGTACGGCGACCGGCTGCCGAACGGCCTCACGCCCGAGCGCGCGGCTCCCCTGCTGGTCGCGGTGATGGACGGGCTGCAGTACCAGTGGTTGCTGGACCCGGAGTCGGTGGACATGGCGGCGGCGTTCCGGGACTTCCTGGGGTTGCTGGGCGAGGAGTGA
- a CDS encoding SGNH/GDSL hydrolase family protein, which translates to MRKRSHRSRVVLAVAVAAALGVAGCDAVGGDSPAPSGTAKPSPKPTPLWDRSPSSVAAVGDSITRGFDACDVLQDCPEASWATGASPEVDSLAVRLLGRAGAAERSWNYAVTGARMADLPGQIAQAVRQKPQLVTVMVGANDACRTTTSAMTPVTEFRADFEDSLRSLRKALPKAQVFVASVPNLKRLWSEGRTSPMGKQVWQLGICPSMLGDADALDSAANLRRNTVQKRVEDYNKVLKEVCAEDERCRYDGGAVYDYRFGTAQLSRWDYFHPSVNGQARLAEIAYRTVTAERP; encoded by the coding sequence ATGCGGAAGCGAAGCCACCGCTCACGCGTCGTTCTTGCCGTGGCCGTGGCGGCTGCCCTGGGTGTCGCCGGGTGTGACGCGGTCGGGGGCGACTCCCCCGCCCCGTCCGGCACCGCCAAGCCGTCCCCCAAGCCCACGCCCCTGTGGGACCGCAGCCCGAGTTCCGTCGCGGCCGTGGGCGACTCCATCACGCGGGGTTTCGACGCCTGTGACGTGCTGCAGGACTGCCCCGAGGCGTCCTGGGCGACCGGTGCGAGCCCCGAGGTGGACTCCCTCGCCGTCCGGCTGCTGGGGCGGGCCGGGGCCGCGGAGCGGAGCTGGAACTACGCCGTGACCGGGGCGCGGATGGCGGACCTGCCCGGGCAGATCGCCCAGGCGGTACGGCAAAAGCCCCAGCTGGTGACGGTGATGGTGGGGGCGAACGACGCCTGCCGGACCACCACCTCGGCGATGACCCCGGTCACCGAGTTCCGTGCCGACTTCGAGGACTCCCTGCGCAGCCTGCGCAAGGCGCTGCCCAAGGCCCAGGTGTTCGTGGCGAGCGTGCCGAACCTGAAGCGGCTGTGGTCCGAGGGCCGCACCAGCCCGATGGGCAAGCAGGTCTGGCAGCTGGGCATCTGCCCGTCGATGCTGGGTGACGCGGACGCCCTGGACTCGGCGGCGAACCTGCGGCGGAACACGGTGCAGAAGCGGGTGGAGGACTACAACAAGGTCCTGAAGGAGGTCTGCGCCGAGGACGAGCGGTGCCGCTACGACGGGGGCGCGGTGTACGACTACCGCTTCGGCACCGCCCAGTTGAGCCGCTGGGACTACTTCCACCCGAGCGTGAACGGACAGGCCCGGTTGGCGGAGATCGCGTACCGGACCGTCACGGCGGAACGCCCCTGA
- a CDS encoding pyroglutamyl peptidase: MTSIRVRIGVLGLALLAGLAAPTTTATADTAPSPTVEEQRLDGAVPQEILGRSGFDATAGKFARTLTAARSYAEARSVVIREGSALWRRAVDRAQGRGPAGYEGREALPWKGGGGRRAGLSRDDDRPLYWARLGMTREVRTWEPEFGLTDRQRAALLDELERTSRGQTAVIPHSRLRSSGGTPIPQGKGLKRILVTGFDPFTLDRDIRISNPSGATALALDGTVIETADGPARIETAVFPVRWRDFTDGTVERTLRPHLEKVDLFMTVSQGRVGRFDIERTNGAWRGGFGDNDNVGRTETIPVTDPASQPQWTTTTLPYRAIVAADTGRFPVYDNTSVTEIPAGGTEPVVRPEGPTPCSTARAGGGGDYLSNEIAYRATLLRDRLGLHDVLPGGHVHTPVLQFGAGNTTEVTDPEFVRNRLDIIAQVRTILRVAAEES, from the coding sequence TTGACTTCCATACGCGTTCGGATCGGCGTGCTCGGGCTGGCCCTGTTGGCGGGGCTGGCTGCGCCCACGACCACGGCGACGGCCGACACCGCTCCCTCGCCCACCGTCGAGGAGCAGCGGCTCGATGGGGCCGTGCCCCAGGAGATCCTCGGACGTTCCGGATTCGACGCCACGGCGGGGAAGTTCGCGAGGACGCTCACCGCGGCCCGCTCCTATGCCGAGGCCCGCAGCGTCGTAATACGCGAAGGGTCGGCGCTGTGGCGGCGGGCCGTCGACCGGGCGCAGGGACGCGGCCCGGCGGGATATGAAGGGCGCGAAGCGCTTCCTTGGAAGGGTGGTGGCGGGCGGCGGGCGGGCCTCAGCCGGGACGACGACCGGCCGCTGTACTGGGCGCGGCTCGGCATGACGCGTGAAGTGCGCACCTGGGAGCCGGAGTTCGGTCTGACGGACCGGCAGCGGGCCGCGCTGCTGGACGAACTGGAGCGCACCTCGCGCGGCCAGACGGCCGTCATCCCCCACTCTCGGCTTCGCTCGAGCGGGGGGACCCCCATCCCGCAGGGCAAGGGCCTGAAGCGGATCCTGGTCACCGGCTTCGACCCGTTCACCCTGGACCGCGACATCCGCATCTCCAACCCGTCCGGCGCCACCGCGCTCGCCCTCGACGGCACGGTGATCGAGACGGCGGACGGCCCGGCCCGGATCGAGACGGCCGTGTTCCCGGTGCGCTGGCGGGACTTCACGGACGGGACGGTGGAGCGGACCCTGCGGCCCCATCTCGAGAAGGTGGATCTGTTCATGACCGTGAGCCAGGGCCGGGTCGGCCGGTTCGACATCGAGCGGACCAACGGGGCCTGGCGCGGCGGCTTCGGGGACAACGACAACGTCGGCCGCACCGAGACGATCCCCGTCACCGACCCGGCCTCACAGCCCCAGTGGACGACGACCACGCTGCCGTACCGCGCGATCGTGGCCGCGGACACCGGCCGTTTCCCGGTGTACGACAACACCAGTGTCACCGAGATCCCGGCGGGCGGCACCGAGCCCGTCGTACGCCCGGAGGGCCCGACCCCCTGCTCGACCGCTCGCGCGGGCGGCGGCGGTGACTACCTGTCCAACGAGATCGCCTACCGGGCGACGCTGCTGCGGGACCGGCTGGGGCTGCACGACGTCCTGCCGGGCGGGCATGTGCACACGCCCGTGCTGCAGTTCGGCGCCGGGAACACCACCGAGGTCACCGACCCGGAGTTCGTGCGCAACCGGCTGGACATCATCGCGCAGGTGAGGACGATCCTGAGGGTGGCTGCGGAGGAGTCGTGA
- a CDS encoding EI24 domain-containing protein: MSDLGVGFRYLLKGQRWVARHGKQYGFGLLPGLITLVLYAAALVALALWGEDAVAWATPFADDWSSPWLGLFRGLLTAVLFALALLLSVVTFTAVTLLIGQPFYENLSEKVDRDVSPDGHAPESGLPLWRELWISARDSLRIVVRAALWGVLLFACGFIPVVGQTAVPMIGFFVTGFFLTEELTAVALQRRSVELRTRLGLLRSRKTLVWGFGTPLAVAFLVPFVAVFLMPGAVAGATLMARELLGEEIREGGEEGDGAVTTPPQPPSGSSSPAR, from the coding sequence ATGAGCGATCTCGGGGTGGGTTTCCGGTACCTGCTGAAGGGCCAGCGGTGGGTGGCCCGGCACGGCAAGCAGTACGGCTTCGGGCTGCTCCCGGGCCTGATCACCCTCGTCCTGTACGCGGCGGCGCTCGTCGCGCTGGCGCTGTGGGGCGAGGACGCCGTCGCCTGGGCCACCCCGTTCGCCGACGACTGGTCGAGCCCGTGGCTCGGGCTCTTCCGCGGCTTGTTGACCGCCGTGCTGTTCGCCCTCGCCCTGCTCCTCTCCGTCGTGACGTTCACCGCGGTGACCCTGCTGATCGGGCAGCCCTTCTACGAGAACCTCTCCGAGAAGGTCGACCGGGACGTGTCCCCGGACGGCCACGCCCCCGAGTCGGGCCTGCCGCTCTGGCGCGAGTTGTGGATCTCCGCCCGGGACAGCCTCCGGATCGTCGTCCGGGCCGCCCTGTGGGGCGTGCTGCTGTTCGCGTGCGGTTTCATCCCCGTCGTCGGCCAGACGGCCGTACCCATGATCGGGTTCTTCGTCACCGGGTTCTTCCTCACCGAGGAGCTGACCGCCGTCGCCCTCCAGCGCCGCAGCGTCGAACTGCGCACCCGCCTCGGTCTGCTCCGCTCCCGCAAGACCCTGGTCTGGGGCTTCGGCACGCCGCTGGCCGTGGCCTTCCTGGTCCCGTTCGTCGCGGTGTTCCTGATGCCGGGAGCCGTCGCCGGCGCCACCCTCATGGCGCGGGAACTGCTGGGTGAGGAGATCCGGGAGGGCGGCGAGGAGGGCGACGGGGCCGTCACGACTCCTCCGCAGCCACCCTCAGGATCGTCCTCACCTGCGCGATGA
- a CDS encoding serine hydrolase domain-containing protein, whose protein sequence is MTQEIHGTVADGFQGVREEFAAFVAGERPDYEGQLCAYVHGRKVVDLWAGTDADALYGVFSSTKGAAYLVVALLVQDGTLELDRKVTYYWPEFAAEGKGALTLRDLLAHRAGVVGTDTGFTLAELADDRQLAERLADQRPFWRPGTAFGYHALVSGALVGEVVRRATGRTLQEVYQERIRTPYALDFHLGLPAPHEPRFRTTQPMDPTPEQQTLLDATPTGPHSLTSIAFNRNATEPTDLASLPNMPLIRAKGPASVGGVASARGLAGMYAAAISEVGGQAPLLKPDTVAEFGQFHSVGYDLVARAHKSFGLGFQITADAWHPFLGAGTIGHSGASGSQAFADPWSGLAYGYTRRRFAFPGGAAPENDRLALAIHKAALAL, encoded by the coding sequence ATGACGCAGGAGATCCACGGCACGGTAGCCGACGGCTTCCAGGGGGTGCGCGAGGAGTTCGCCGCGTTCGTGGCCGGGGAGCGCCCCGACTACGAGGGCCAGCTGTGCGCCTACGTCCACGGCCGCAAGGTGGTCGACCTGTGGGCGGGGACCGACGCGGACGCCCTCTACGGGGTGTTCTCGTCCACGAAGGGCGCCGCCTACCTGGTCGTGGCCCTCCTCGTCCAGGACGGCACGCTCGAACTGGACCGCAAGGTGACGTACTACTGGCCGGAGTTCGCGGCCGAGGGCAAGGGCGCCCTGACCTTGCGCGACCTGCTCGCGCACCGGGCCGGCGTGGTCGGCACGGACACCGGCTTCACCCTCGCGGAACTGGCCGACGACCGCCAGCTCGCCGAACGCCTCGCCGACCAGCGGCCGTTCTGGCGCCCCGGCACGGCGTTCGGCTATCACGCGCTGGTCAGCGGGGCCCTGGTGGGCGAGGTCGTACGCCGTGCCACGGGCCGCACGCTCCAGGAGGTCTACCAGGAGCGGATCAGGACCCCGTACGCCCTGGACTTCCACCTCGGCCTGCCCGCACCCCACGAGCCCCGCTTCCGCACCACCCAGCCGATGGACCCGACCCCGGAGCAGCAGACCCTCCTCGACGCGACGCCCACGGGTCCGCACTCGCTCACCTCGATCGCCTTCAACCGCAACGCCACGGAACCGACCGACCTCGCCTCGCTGCCCAACATGCCGCTGATCCGCGCCAAGGGCCCGGCCTCGGTGGGCGGGGTGGCGTCGGCGCGGGGCCTGGCCGGGATGTACGCGGCGGCGATCAGTGAGGTGGGCGGGCAGGCGCCGCTGCTGAAGCCGGACACGGTGGCGGAGTTCGGCCAGTTCCACTCGGTCGGCTACGACCTGGTGGCACGTGCCCACAAGTCGTTCGGCCTCGGCTTCCAGATCACGGCCGACGCGTGGCACCCGTTCCTCGGCGCCGGGACGATCGGACACAGCGGCGCGAGCGGCTCACAGGCCTTCGCGGACCCGTGGAGCGGCCTCGCGTACGGCTACACGCGCCGCCGTTTCGCCTTCCCGGGCGGCGCGGCCCCGGAGAACGACCGCCTGGCGCTGGCGATCCACAAGGCGGCGCTCGCCCTGTGA
- a CDS encoding M14 family zinc carboxypeptidase has product MRTTRTVPARPVLIVTVTLATAGSLLLGPDAARADPKPVTREGAAVDDRAAEAPASAARRALAAKTPAETSTAAPARGYPRRQVLSPDPENPGDKSLKLGLTPYHAIAPKLNALQRLGDRVSVEVTGRSAGGHRLYLVTVTAPETTRQARAQERMRELIEKAPAAAANSPGIKHSYKTPVFVNSNIHGNEWEGTDASLKIVEQLATAKDARTRDLLAHSRLYFNITANPDGRIAGTRANANGFDLNRDFVTASQPETRAMRQIELDKQPAVLLDLHGYVNGTLIEPTTPPHGENYEYDLFLKNSYANALGMESAVNALGYTAAKDGVEPVQIPFRDQEEGWDDWPPIFTPQYAAFHGTVAAHTVEIPLAVNNEEYDELPVPELRRRSAVNTAVAGAAIRATLDHVREHRTSLLTDQIEVFRRGAAGAPQVPVSPETVPGVPGIGPEDVYTTTFPRAYVIPPGDSRTQRSAPAVARLVDHLLANDVRVSRATRPFRLAGRTYPRGSYVVDMHQPKRGMANTLLADGRDISGKVSVMYDISGWSLGRLWGATVEQVPSGSLRGASLRPVTEAAPVAHVPGHGNLRLRLTDPREIAALNSLLRQGVAVRQGPDGSAIVPASARREAIAAARTHDVSFTATRLTGGTPLHRLRVAAAVTPGELFALREMNFDVTPVSTAVLNAGFDWSGTDVLFVSAGLDHAALTAPARRALDAFLDDHGLVGRGARGAALNAAADRLAVMPVEGNTDANGVVRTQNTGRVTHDAPAHAFVYAPLWFTGLGPGVRVEQSYATGNPLVSGHWRPLRDGTGGPAAAAGQASVVSGGRTVLFGTEPLFRDHPKGEFPQVARALFTVAHSGSVEESG; this is encoded by the coding sequence GTGCGCACCACGAGAACCGTTCCTGCGAGACCTGTACTGATCGTGACCGTCACGCTCGCCACGGCGGGTTCGCTTCTGCTGGGCCCCGACGCCGCCCGCGCGGACCCGAAGCCCGTCACCCGCGAGGGTGCCGCCGTGGACGACCGCGCGGCCGAGGCTCCCGCGAGCGCGGCCCGGCGCGCACTGGCCGCGAAGACACCGGCCGAGACCTCCACCGCTGCGCCCGCCCGCGGCTATCCGCGCCGCCAGGTCCTCTCCCCCGACCCGGAGAACCCCGGCGACAAGTCCCTGAAGCTGGGCCTGACTCCGTACCACGCGATCGCCCCGAAGCTGAACGCCCTGCAACGCCTCGGCGACCGGGTGAGCGTGGAGGTGACCGGCCGCTCGGCCGGCGGCCACCGCCTCTACCTCGTCACCGTCACCGCCCCGGAGACCACCCGCCAGGCCCGCGCCCAGGAGCGCATGCGCGAGCTGATCGAGAAGGCGCCCGCGGCGGCCGCGAACTCCCCTGGGATCAAGCACTCTTACAAGACGCCGGTCTTCGTCAACAGCAACATCCACGGCAACGAGTGGGAGGGCACGGACGCCTCCCTGAAGATCGTCGAGCAGCTCGCGACGGCGAAGGACGCCAGGACCCGCGACCTCCTCGCGCACAGCCGCCTGTACTTCAACATCACGGCCAACCCGGACGGCCGTATCGCCGGTACCCGCGCGAACGCGAACGGCTTCGACCTGAACCGCGACTTCGTCACCGCCTCGCAGCCCGAGACCCGCGCGATGCGGCAGATCGAGCTGGACAAGCAGCCGGCCGTCCTGCTCGACCTGCACGGCTACGTGAACGGCACGCTCATCGAGCCCACCACTCCCCCGCACGGCGAGAACTACGAGTACGACCTGTTCCTGAAGAACAGCTATGCCAACGCCCTCGGCATGGAGTCCGCGGTCAACGCCCTCGGCTACACGGCCGCGAAGGACGGCGTCGAACCGGTCCAGATCCCGTTCCGCGACCAGGAGGAGGGCTGGGACGACTGGCCGCCGATCTTCACCCCGCAGTACGCGGCCTTCCACGGCACGGTCGCCGCGCACACGGTGGAGATCCCGCTGGCGGTGAACAACGAGGAGTACGACGAACTCCCCGTCCCGGAGCTGCGCCGCCGCTCGGCCGTCAACACGGCCGTGGCGGGCGCGGCGATCCGCGCGACCCTGGACCACGTCCGGGAACACCGCACTTCGCTCCTCACCGACCAGATCGAGGTCTTCCGCCGCGGCGCGGCCGGCGCCCCGCAGGTACCGGTGTCACCGGAGACGGTCCCCGGTGTCCCCGGCATCGGCCCGGAGGACGTCTACACGACCACCTTCCCGCGCGCCTACGTCATCCCGCCCGGCGACTCCCGCACCCAGCGCTCGGCCCCGGCGGTGGCCCGTCTCGTCGACCACCTCCTCGCCAACGACGTCCGCGTCAGCCGCGCCACGCGCCCCTTCCGGCTCGCCGGACGGACGTACCCCCGGGGCTCGTACGTCGTCGACATGCACCAGCCCAAGCGCGGCATGGCGAACACGCTGCTGGCCGACGGGCGGGACATCAGCGGCAAGGTGTCGGTGATGTACGACATCTCGGGCTGGAGCCTGGGCCGCCTGTGGGGCGCCACGGTCGAGCAGGTGCCCTCGGGCAGCCTGCGGGGCGCGTCCCTGCGCCCGGTCACCGAGGCCGCACCGGTCGCCCATGTGCCCGGTCACGGCAACCTCCGCCTGCGCCTGACCGATCCGCGCGAGATCGCGGCCCTCAACTCCCTTCTCCGGCAGGGCGTTGCGGTACGCCAGGGGCCGGACGGCAGCGCGATCGTCCCGGCGTCGGCCCGCCGCGAGGCGATCGCGGCCGCCCGCACGCACGACGTCTCCTTCACGGCGACGCGCCTCACCGGCGGCACACCCCTGCACCGCCTGAGGGTCGCCGCCGCCGTCACGCCGGGTGAGCTGTTCGCCCTGCGGGAGATGAACTTCGATGTCACGCCGGTCTCGACGGCCGTCCTGAACGCGGGCTTCGACTGGTCCGGCACGGACGTGCTGTTCGTGTCCGCCGGCCTGGACCACGCCGCCCTGACCGCCCCCGCCCGCAGGGCCCTGGACGCCTTCCTCGACGACCACGGCCTGGTCGGCCGGGGCGCGAGGGGAGCTGCCCTGAACGCGGCGGCGGACCGGCTGGCCGTCATGCCGGTCGAGGGCAACACGGACGCGAACGGCGTCGTGCGGACGCAGAACACCGGCCGCGTCACGCACGACGCTCCCGCGCACGCCTTCGTCTACGCCCCGCTGTGGTTCACCGGCCTCGGCCCCGGCGTGCGGGTGGAGCAGTCGTACGCGACCGGGAACCCGCTCGTCTCCGGGCACTGGCGCCCGCTCCGGGACGGCACCGGCGGGCCCGCGGCGGCAGCGGGACAGGCCTCGGTGGTCAGCGGCGGCCGGACGGTCCTGTTCGGCACCGAACCACTGTTCCGAGACCACCCCAAGGGGGAATTCCCGCAGGTGGCGCGGGCATTGTTCACAGTGGCACACAGCGGTTCAGTTGAGGAGAGCGGATGA
- a CDS encoding aldose epimerase family protein produces the protein MNELFGTLSDGTAVHRWTLERAGVRVRILSYGGIVQSVEVPDRDTRAGNVVLGFGDLDGYLTHPDPYLGALVGRYANRIAGARFPLDGLTYALEPNNGPNALHGGVRGFDKRVWEGTPVEHGVRLERISPHGEEGFPGRLEVSATYTLLESGALRIVYEAVTDAPTVVNLTNHSYFNLAGAGDAGGHELRLAASRYTPVDADLIPTGGLDDVTGTRFDFREARKVGAGYDHNFVLDKGLTDVPAEVAELYDPASGRVLTVATTEPGLQLYTADHLGEPFAPGDGIALETQHFPDSPNRPEFPSTVLRPGEVYRSETVYGFGTR, from the coding sequence ATGAACGAACTCTTCGGCACACTTTCCGACGGCACTGCGGTGCACCGCTGGACCCTGGAACGGGCGGGCGTGCGGGTGCGGATCCTGTCGTACGGCGGAATCGTGCAGTCCGTCGAGGTGCCGGACCGGGACACGCGGGCCGGGAACGTGGTGCTGGGGTTCGGCGACCTCGACGGCTATCTCACTCACCCGGATCCGTACCTCGGCGCCCTGGTCGGGCGGTACGCCAACCGGATCGCCGGTGCCCGGTTCCCGCTGGACGGACTGACGTACGCACTCGAACCGAACAACGGGCCGAACGCGCTGCACGGTGGAGTGCGCGGGTTCGACAAGCGGGTGTGGGAGGGGACGCCCGTCGAGCACGGTGTGCGGCTCGAGCGGATCAGTCCGCACGGGGAGGAGGGCTTCCCGGGGCGGCTGGAGGTCTCGGCGACGTACACGCTGCTGGAGAGCGGGGCGCTGCGGATCGTGTACGAGGCCGTGACGGACGCGCCGACCGTGGTGAATCTGACGAACCACAGCTACTTCAACCTGGCCGGTGCCGGCGACGCCGGCGGCCACGAGCTGCGGCTGGCCGCCTCCCGGTACACGCCGGTGGACGCGGACCTGATCCCGACCGGCGGCCTGGACGACGTGACCGGCACGCGCTTCGACTTCCGTGAGGCCCGCAAGGTCGGCGCCGGCTACGACCACAACTTCGTGCTCGACAAGGGTCTGACGGACGTTCCGGCCGAGGTCGCGGAGCTGTACGACCCGGCGTCCGGGCGGGTGCTGACGGTGGCGACCACCGAGCCCGGACTCCAGCTGTACACCGCCGACCATCTGGGCGAGCCCTTCGCGCCCGGCGACGGCATCGCGCTGGAGACCCAGCACTTCCCCGACTCCCCGAACCGGCCGGAGTTCCCGAGCACGGTGCTGCGGCCGGGCGAGGTGTACCGCTCGGAGACGGTGTACGGGTTCGGCACGCGCTGA
- a CDS encoding beta-glucosidase family protein: MAAPQETADETREAAVEAALRKLDLDARARLLAGQDMWSLPALPEIGLKSLVMSDGPIGVRGVHWSADDPSVALPSPTALAATWDPGLAHRAGVLLAQEARRKGVHVLLAPTVNLHRSPLGGRHFEAYSEDPYLTGRIGTEYVRGVQSGGVGTTVKHFVANDAETDRLTVNNLLSERALRELYLAPFEAIVENAHPWGIMTAYNTVNGTTMTEHHHLVIEVLRGEWGFDGINVSDWTAARSTTGALAGGLDIAMPGPRTVYGEALARAVRDGRADETQVDEAVRRVLRLAARVGVLEGAEPAVTDLPGPVHGESLAREIARRSFVLVRNDNGALPLKPGRIALIGAAARDARVLGGGSATVFPARVVSPLDGLTAALPDGSLTYALGADPNTELPVAGQGFELRAVCRDSEGTVIGTRSAPSGHIQWMGDDLPGGVTHETLATVELAGTFTPRETGTHTFGIKGLGPFRLTVAGTTYFDDVQRPAEDGDPFAAFFGAPVPHARVELTTGDPVEVSLTYTVPPPSDHPMRTIGFTLAHQDPQRDPDELIVEAAAAARAADTAVVVVATTDRVESEGFDRTDLRLPGRQDDLVRAVAAANPHTVVVVNSGSPVEMPWRDDVAAVLLTWFPGQEGGAALADVLTGTHEPGGRLPTTWGSLADAPVTQVVPVDGELPYDEDVFIGYRAWEKHGRTPAYPFGHGLGYTDWTYESVEVEGAADGATAKVRLRNTGDRPGHEVVQVYLAPSEPGRTRPARWLAGFAGVDAGPGESVEATVELPRRAFEIWDETTKSWSFVKGSYEIQVGRSITDRRITATINV; encoded by the coding sequence ATGGCGGCACCGCAGGAAACGGCCGACGAGACCCGCGAGGCGGCCGTCGAGGCCGCCCTCCGCAAGCTCGACCTGGACGCCAGGGCCCGGTTGCTGGCCGGCCAGGACATGTGGTCCCTGCCCGCGCTGCCGGAGATCGGCCTGAAGTCCCTCGTCATGTCCGACGGCCCGATCGGCGTCCGCGGGGTGCACTGGAGCGCCGACGACCCGTCCGTCGCCCTGCCCTCACCGACCGCCCTCGCCGCCACCTGGGACCCGGGGCTCGCCCACCGGGCCGGCGTGCTGCTGGCCCAGGAGGCCCGCCGCAAGGGCGTCCACGTCCTGCTCGCCCCCACGGTCAACCTGCACCGCTCCCCGCTCGGCGGCCGCCACTTCGAGGCCTACAGCGAGGACCCGTACCTCACGGGGCGGATCGGCACCGAGTACGTCCGGGGCGTCCAGTCCGGCGGCGTCGGCACCACCGTCAAGCACTTCGTCGCCAACGACGCCGAGACCGACCGCCTCACGGTGAACAACCTCCTGAGCGAACGCGCCCTGCGCGAGCTGTACCTGGCCCCCTTCGAGGCGATCGTCGAGAACGCCCACCCCTGGGGCATCATGACCGCCTACAACACGGTCAACGGCACGACGATGACCGAGCACCACCACCTGGTCATCGAGGTCCTGCGCGGCGAGTGGGGCTTCGACGGGATCAACGTCTCCGACTGGACCGCCGCCCGCTCCACCACCGGCGCCCTCGCCGGCGGCCTCGACATCGCCATGCCCGGCCCGCGGACCGTCTACGGCGAGGCCCTCGCCCGCGCCGTACGGGACGGCCGGGCCGACGAGACCCAGGTCGACGAGGCGGTCCGCCGCGTCCTGCGCCTCGCCGCCCGCGTCGGCGTCCTGGAGGGCGCCGAACCGGCCGTCACCGACCTGCCCGGGCCCGTCCACGGTGAGTCGCTCGCCCGCGAGATCGCCCGCCGCTCCTTCGTCCTCGTCCGCAACGACAACGGCGCGCTGCCGCTGAAGCCCGGCAGGATCGCGCTGATCGGAGCCGCCGCCCGCGACGCCCGCGTCCTCGGCGGCGGCTCCGCCACCGTCTTCCCCGCCCGGGTCGTCTCCCCGCTCGACGGCCTCACCGCCGCCCTCCCCGACGGCAGCCTCACCTATGCCCTCGGCGCCGACCCGAACACCGAACTCCCCGTCGCCGGCCAGGGCTTCGAACTGCGCGCCGTCTGCCGCGACAGCGAGGGCACCGTCATCGGCACCCGCTCGGCCCCCAGCGGCCACATCCAGTGGATGGGCGACGACCTCCCAGGCGGCGTCACCCACGAAACCCTGGCGACCGTCGAGCTGGCGGGCACCTTCACCCCGCGCGAGACCGGCACGCACACCTTCGGCATCAAGGGCCTCGGCCCCTTCCGGCTGACCGTCGCGGGCACCACGTACTTCGACGACGTCCAGCGCCCCGCCGAGGACGGCGACCCCTTCGCGGCGTTCTTCGGCGCCCCCGTGCCCCACGCCCGGGTCGAACTGACCACGGGCGACCCGGTCGAGGTCTCCCTCACCTACACCGTCCCGCCGCCCAGCGACCACCCCATGCGGACCATCGGCTTCACCCTCGCCCACCAGGACCCGCAGCGCGACCCCGACGAGCTGATCGTTGAGGCCGCCGCGGCCGCCCGGGCCGCCGACACGGCCGTCGTCGTGGTCGCCACCACCGACCGCGTCGAGTCCGAGGGCTTCGACCGCACGGATCTGCGCCTGCCCGGCCGCCAGGACGACCTGGTCCGCGCCGTCGCCGCCGCCAACCCCCATACCGTCGTGGTCGTCAACTCCGGCTCCCCGGTGGAAATGCCGTGGCGCGACGACGTCGCCGCCGTGCTCCTCACCTGGTTCCCCGGCCAGGAGGGCGGCGCGGCCCTCGCGGACGTGCTCACCGGCACCCACGAGCCCGGCGGCCGCCTGCCCACCACCTGGGGCTCCCTGGCCGACGCCCCCGTCACCCAGGTCGTCCCGGTGGACGGCGAACTCCCCTACGACGAGGACGTCTTCATCGGTTACCGCGCCTGGGAGAAGCACGGCCGTACCCCCGCCTACCCCTTCGGCCACGGCCTCGGCTACACCGACTGGACCTACGAGTCGGTCGAGGTCGAAGGCGCCGCCGACGGGGCCACCGCCAAGGTCCGCCTCCGCAACACCGGCGACCGCCCCGGCCACGAGGTCGTCCAGGTCTACCTCGCCCCGAGCGAGCCCGGCCGCACCCGTCCGGCCCGCTGGCTGGCCGGCTTCGCGGGCGTGGACGCAGGACCCGGCGAGAGCGTCGAGGCGACCGTCGAACTGCCGCGCCGGGCCTTCGAGATCTGGGACGAGACGACCAAGTCGTGGTCGTTTGTGAAGGGTTCGTACGAGATCCAGGTGGGGCGCTCGATCACGGACCGCAGGATCACCGCGACGATTAACGTCTGA